A genomic window from Chanodichthys erythropterus isolate Z2021 chromosome 1, ASM2448905v1, whole genome shotgun sequence includes:
- the dok3 gene encoding docking protein 3, translating into MDVISKEGPLFLQGVKFGKKIWRKSWLVLFEPSPAGVGRMELYDMRDGGLKGFSISRPAGLRKTDKRVIRLTDCLSITPAPGESCPTDCSAFFLNTTSCTYTIAAPTREDWISVLCQRAFQTQGAEDTRKVQKDKYLPPADNQLYSTWGAGQFQVTVQNTDASQRCRMSGSYLLSSEKEAICLLDLKTGQAIYHWPYRLLRRFGQVKGGIMIEAGRRCHTGEGQFIFLSKQGGQIHRAIEEAIMHQSVQELLAQATALPQQFAPQPPSPNSKPKDRPKAKMPPPISMNQDRPHPALQCKYGQQKHKANEEAHQSRQELLSPSTPLPQAISNPPISPKPKIYVKKHFSRNKNQDRPCPPTMQKFGQPLHKLIEGALKQQNVHEQLASSNPSQQAPPPPPPLPKTKPWDRPNVKMHPPANLNQEKPCPALPRRNISLPDPPSCVKSPVSSPDEVLYSMIFPQPKPRAKMNLPGVATPPSLPRHFGFNNNPDTDVIMGKEKEWKTSQKPSKSSDLEAPYTNWTATTTAKSDEANIEDLYSKVNFATKRKNRQTEDNGGQEQPNADQQSPVTTSSEFPVDFKQTLSTILFKDLSKLPPPFPSRSHGGSYDQLDSIDDQMTD; encoded by the exons AAGATATGGCGGAAATCCTGGCTGGTTCTGTTTGAGCCCAGCCCTGCAGGAGTCGGTCGCATGGAGCTGTACGACATGCGTGATGGAGGGCTGAAGGGCTTCTCCATTTCGAGGCCTGCAGGGCTCAGGAAAACAGACAAACGGGTGATCCGCCTGACAGACTGTCTGAGCATCACCCCGGCCCCAGGAGAGAGCTGTCCCACAGATTGCTCCGCTTTCTTTTTAAACACCACCTCATGCACCTACACCATCGCTGCTCCCACTCGGGAGGACTGGATCTCTGTTCTGTGCCAGCGAGCATTTCAG ACCCAAGGAGCTGAAGATACCAGGAAAGTCCAGAAAGATAAATACTTGCCACCGGCTGACAATCAACTGTACTCCACCTGGGGAGCAG GCCAGTTCCAGGTGACAGTGCAGAACACAGACGCGTCTCAGAGGTGCAGGATGTCTGGGTCATACCTGCTGTCTTCTGAGAAAGAAGCTATTTGCCTGCTGGACCTCAAGACCGGACAGGCCATCTACCACTGGCCCTACAGGCTCCTCCGGAGATTTGGCCAAGTCAAG GGGGGAATTATGATCGAGGCAGGTCGTCGCTGTCACACTGGGGAGGGTCAGTTCATTTTCTTGTCAAAACAGGGGGGGCAAATACACAGGGCCATAGAGGAGGCCATCATGCACCAGAGTGTCCAAGAACTGCTAGCACAAGCTACTGCTCTTCCGCAACAGTTTGCACCCCAGCCCCCCTCGCCTAATAGCAAACCAAAGGACAGGCCTAAGGCGAAAATGCCGCCTCCAATCAGCATGAATCAAGACCGACCGCACCCAGCATTACAATGCAAATATGGACAGCAAAAACACAAAGCCAATGAAGAGGCACACCAGAGTCGCCAAGAGCTTCTGTCACCATCCACGCCCCTTCCACAAGCCATTTCAAACCCACCAATTTCACCAAAACCCAAAATTTAtgtcaaaaagcatttttcacGCAACAAGAATCAGGACAGACCTTGCCCTCCTACAATGCAGAAATTTGGACAGCCATTACACAAGCTTATTGAAGGTGCTCTCAAACAGCAGAATGTCCATGAGCAGCTGGCATCATCCAACCCTTCTCAACAAGCCCCTCCACCACCACCGCCATTGCCTAAAACCAAACCATGGGACAGGCCTAATGTTAAAATGCATCCTCCGGCTAACTTAAATCAAGAAAAACCCTGTCCTGCACTACCACGCAGAAACATCTCCTTACCAGATCCACCTTCTTGTGTCAAAAGCCCTGTGAGTAGCCCAGATGAGGTTTTGTATTCGATGATATTTCCACAACCAAAACCAAGAGCAAAAATGAATCTCCCAGGAGTTGCAACACCTCCCAGTCTACCACGACACTTCGGATTTAACAATAATCCAGATACAGATGTAATTATGGGGAAAGAGAAGGAATGGAAAACATCACAAAAACCTTCTAAGAGCAGCGATTTGGAGGCTCCCTACACTAACTGGACTGCTACGACTACTGCCAAGAGTGATGAAGCGAATATTGAGGATCTGTATAGCAAAGTGAATTTTGCCACTAAGCGTAAGAACAGACAGACTGAGGACAATGGTGGTCAAGAGCAGCCAAACGCTGACCAACAATCTCCTGTGACCACCTCAAGTGAATTCCCAGTTGACTTCAAACAGACCCTTTCTACCATTCTGTTTAAAGATCTGTCCAAATTGCCACCCCCATTTCCTTCCAGGTCACATGGGGGAAGTTACGATCAGTTAGACAGTATAGATGATCAGATGACTGATTAA